The Saccharothrix variisporea genome has a segment encoding these proteins:
- a CDS encoding HAD family hydrolase codes for MTTAAPTFTPRRTGEIRAVSLDVDDTLVDYSTSSRAALAAMVGNADNWSLWQRITDEHCSRLLAGELEYESMRNIRTRAFFAALGEELSLAEATRRELHRQEVLASGWRLFPDVVPCLEWLRAAGLPLAAVSNASGRHQRVKIAALGLAQYFDTVLIAGEVGAAKPDRVIFDTACQDLGVSLGDTVHVGDRLHADAIGARDAGMHGVWLNRQGPREGALPAGVRAISSLAELPELLVCELSAASA; via the coding sequence GTGACAACCGCAGCCCCGACTTTCACCCCCCGGAGAACCGGCGAGATCCGCGCGGTGAGCCTCGATGTGGACGACACGCTCGTCGACTACAGCACCTCGTCCCGCGCCGCGCTGGCCGCGATGGTCGGCAACGCCGACAACTGGTCGCTGTGGCAACGCATCACCGACGAGCACTGCTCCCGGCTGCTCGCGGGTGAACTCGAGTACGAGTCCATGCGCAACATCCGCACCCGCGCCTTCTTCGCCGCGCTCGGCGAGGAACTCAGCCTCGCCGAAGCGACCCGTCGCGAGCTGCACCGCCAAGAGGTGCTCGCGTCGGGCTGGCGGCTCTTCCCCGACGTCGTGCCGTGCCTGGAATGGCTGCGCGCCGCCGGGCTGCCCCTCGCCGCGGTGAGCAACGCCTCGGGCCGGCACCAGCGCGTGAAGATCGCCGCGCTCGGCCTGGCCCAGTACTTCGACACGGTCCTCATCGCAGGCGAAGTCGGCGCCGCGAAACCGGACCGCGTGATCTTCGACACCGCCTGCCAGGACCTGGGTGTCTCCTTGGGCGACACCGTCCACGTCGGCGACCGCCTGCACGCCGACGCGATAGGCGCCCGAGACGCCGGCATGCACGGCGTGTGGCTGAACCGCCAGGGCCCGCGCGAAGGCGCGCTGCCGGCCGGCGTGCGAGCCATCTCCAGCCTCGCTGAGCTGCCCGAACTCCTGGTCTGTGAGCTGTCCGCCGCCTCGGCGTGA
- a CDS encoding IclR family transcriptional regulator, producing the protein MGQHSGIGVLDKAVAVLNAVAKDPCGLAELCNRTGLPRATAHRLAVGLEVHRLLRRGSDGRWRPGAALAELAGGATDPLLDAASSVLPRLRDITGESVQLYRRDGMQRICVSSAEPPSGLRDTVPVGARLPMTAGSGAKVLAAWADPGTQRSVLADAVYGERTLLEVRRRGWAQSVAEREPGVASVSAPVRDSTGSVVAAVSVSGPIDRMGRRPGARWAADLLAAAEALQSRL; encoded by the coding sequence GTGGGACAGCATAGCGGGATCGGCGTGCTGGACAAGGCAGTGGCCGTCCTGAACGCCGTCGCAAAGGATCCGTGTGGGCTCGCCGAGCTGTGCAACCGGACGGGCTTGCCTCGGGCAACCGCCCACCGGTTGGCGGTCGGCCTGGAGGTGCACCGGTTGCTGCGACGGGGTTCCGACGGTCGCTGGCGTCCGGGCGCGGCATTGGCGGAATTGGCGGGCGGGGCCACGGACCCGCTGCTCGACGCGGCGTCCTCGGTGCTGCCGAGGTTGCGCGACATCACCGGCGAGAGCGTGCAGCTCTACCGGCGGGACGGGATGCAGCGGATCTGCGTGTCGTCGGCGGAGCCACCGAGTGGCCTGCGCGACACCGTCCCGGTGGGAGCCCGGTTGCCCATGACGGCCGGCTCGGGCGCGAAGGTGCTGGCGGCGTGGGCGGACCCGGGTACTCAGCGTTCGGTACTGGCCGACGCTGTGTACGGGGAACGGACGCTGTTGGAGGTCCGTCGGCGCGGATGGGCGCAGTCGGTGGCCGAACGGGAGCCCGGTGTGGCGAGCGTCTCCGCGCCCGTGCGGGACAGCACGGGGTCGGTGGTGGCGGCCGTGTCGGTGTCGGGCCCGATCGACCGGATGGGACGGCGGCCGGGCGCGCGCTGGGCGGCCGACCTCCTGGCCGCCGCGGAAGCCCTCCAATCGCGCCTCTGA
- the leuC gene encoding 3-isopropylmalate dehydratase large subunit, translating into MSRTLAEKVWEAHVVRHGSGAEPDLLYIDLHLLHEVTSPQAFDGLRLAGRRVRRPDLTIATEDHNVPTVDIELPIADPVSRTQVETLRKNCAEFGVRLHPMGDAEQGIVHVVGPQLGLTQPGMTVVCGDSHTSTHGAFGALAFGIGTSEVEHVMATQTLPLKPFKTMAINVEGTLKPGVTAKDVILAVIAKIGTGGGQGYVLEYRGSAIEALSMEARMTVCNMSIEAGARAGMIAPDQTTFDYIKGRPHAPEGADWDAAVEYWKSLRTDDDATFDAEVHLNADELTPFVTWGTNPGQGLPLGDKVPDPETIVDENERVAAEKALAYMGLEPGTPLRDIHVDTVFLGSCTNGRIEDLRAAADVLKGHKVADGVRMLVVPGSMRVRAQAEAEGLHEVFLAAGAEWRQAGCSMCLGMNPDQLKPGERSASTSNRNFEGRQGKGGRTHLVSPLVAAATAVRGTLSSPADLV; encoded by the coding sequence ATGAGCCGCACGCTCGCGGAGAAGGTGTGGGAAGCACACGTGGTGCGCCACGGCAGTGGCGCGGAGCCGGACCTGCTCTACATCGACCTCCACCTGCTGCACGAAGTGACCAGCCCGCAGGCCTTCGACGGGCTGCGCCTGGCGGGCCGCCGGGTCCGCCGCCCCGACCTCACGATCGCCACCGAGGACCACAACGTCCCCACGGTCGACATCGAGCTGCCGATCGCCGACCCGGTGTCGCGCACCCAGGTCGAGACGCTCCGCAAGAACTGCGCCGAGTTCGGCGTGCGGCTGCACCCCATGGGCGACGCCGAGCAGGGCATCGTCCACGTCGTCGGCCCGCAGCTCGGCCTCACCCAGCCCGGCATGACCGTCGTGTGCGGTGACAGCCACACCTCCACGCACGGCGCGTTCGGCGCGCTGGCGTTCGGCATCGGCACGTCCGAGGTCGAGCACGTGATGGCGACCCAGACGCTGCCGCTGAAACCCTTCAAGACCATGGCCATCAACGTCGAGGGCACCCTCAAGCCCGGCGTGACGGCCAAGGACGTCATCCTCGCGGTCATCGCGAAGATCGGCACCGGCGGCGGCCAGGGCTACGTCCTGGAGTACCGGGGCAGCGCGATCGAGGCGCTGTCCATGGAAGCCCGCATGACCGTGTGCAACATGTCGATCGAGGCCGGCGCCCGCGCCGGGATGATCGCGCCCGACCAGACGACCTTCGACTACATCAAGGGCCGCCCGCACGCGCCGGAAGGCGCCGACTGGGACGCCGCGGTGGAGTACTGGAAGTCGCTGCGCACCGACGACGACGCCACCTTCGACGCCGAGGTCCACCTGAACGCGGACGAGCTGACGCCGTTCGTCACGTGGGGCACCAACCCGGGCCAGGGCCTGCCGCTGGGCGACAAGGTGCCCGACCCGGAGACCATCGTCGACGAGAACGAGCGCGTGGCCGCCGAGAAGGCGCTGGCGTACATGGGGCTGGAGCCGGGCACCCCGCTGCGCGACATCCACGTCGACACCGTCTTCCTCGGCTCGTGCACCAACGGCCGCATCGAGGACCTGCGCGCCGCCGCGGACGTGCTCAAGGGCCACAAGGTGGCCGACGGCGTCCGGATGCTCGTCGTGCCCGGGTCCATGCGGGTGCGCGCACAGGCCGAAGCCGAAGGACTGCACGAAGTGTTCCTCGCGGCGGGCGCCGAGTGGCGGCAGGCCGGGTGCTCGATGTGCCTGGGCATGAACCCCGATCAGCTCAAGCCGGGCGAGCGCAGCGCGTCCACCTCCAACCGCAACTTCGAGGGCCGGCAGGGCAAGGGTGGCCGCACCCACCTGGTTTCGCCACTCGTGGCCGCCGCCACGGCCGTGCGCGGCACCCTGTCCTCGCCCGCCGACCTGGTCTGA
- the leuD gene encoding 3-isopropylmalate dehydratase small subunit, with product MEAFTTHTGVGVPLRRSNVDTDQIIPAVYLKRVTRTGFEDGLFAAWRGDEQFVLNQEPFRAGSVLVAGPDFGTGSSREHAVWALMDYGFRVVISSRFADIFRGNAGKQGLVAAQCEQSDVELLWKLLENEPGTEVTVDLAAKTVVAKDFTAPFTIDEYTRWRLLEGLDDIALTLRHADDITTFERNRAGWLPTTVPAPVR from the coding sequence ATGGAAGCGTTCACCACCCACACCGGCGTCGGCGTCCCCCTGCGCAGGTCCAACGTGGACACCGACCAGATCATCCCGGCCGTCTACCTCAAGCGCGTGACCCGCACCGGCTTCGAGGACGGCCTGTTCGCCGCCTGGCGCGGTGACGAGCAGTTCGTGCTCAACCAGGAACCGTTCCGGGCGGGCAGCGTGCTCGTCGCGGGCCCCGACTTCGGCACCGGGTCGTCCCGCGAGCACGCCGTCTGGGCGTTGATGGACTACGGCTTCCGGGTGGTCATCTCCTCCCGGTTCGCCGACATCTTCCGGGGCAACGCCGGCAAGCAGGGCCTCGTGGCCGCGCAGTGCGAGCAGTCCGATGTCGAATTGCTGTGGAAGCTGCTGGAGAACGAGCCGGGCACCGAGGTGACCGTCGACCTGGCCGCGAAGACGGTTGTGGCGAAGGACTTCACCGCCCCCTTCACCATCGACGAGTACACCCGCTGGCGGCTGCTGGAGGGTTTGGACGACATCGCCCTGACCCTGCGCCACGCCGACGACATCACCACGTTCGAGCGGAACCGCGCCGGCTGGCTGCCGACCACCGTTCCGGCCCCCGTGAGGTGA
- a CDS encoding HU family DNA-binding protein, whose protein sequence is MNKAQLIEALAERLGDKKNAAAAVDGLVDVIVRSVHKGEKVNITGFGVFEKRARAARTARNPRTGETVKVKKTNVPAFRAGSTFKDVISGTKKLPKVAAAKPAASAAAKPAASTKAPATRSTTARTTTTRATRSTTARTAAAATKAPATRKTTATATKATAAKAPAAKSTAAKATPAKASTAKSTTTAAKKPAAAKTTAAKSTTTAAAKKPAARKTAAKK, encoded by the coding sequence GTGAACAAGGCCCAGCTCATCGAGGCGCTCGCCGAGCGCCTGGGCGACAAGAAGAACGCCGCCGCCGCCGTCGACGGCCTCGTCGACGTCATCGTCCGCAGCGTCCACAAGGGCGAGAAGGTCAACATCACGGGCTTCGGTGTCTTCGAGAAGCGTGCCCGCGCGGCCCGCACCGCTCGCAACCCGCGCACCGGTGAGACCGTCAAGGTCAAGAAGACCAACGTGCCCGCGTTCCGCGCGGGTTCGACGTTCAAGGACGTCATCAGCGGCACGAAGAAGCTGCCGAAGGTCGCCGCCGCGAAGCCGGCCGCGTCCGCGGCGGCCAAGCCGGCCGCCTCGACCAAGGCCCCGGCCACCCGCAGCACCACCGCGCGCACCACCACCACGCGCGCCACGCGCAGCACCACCGCGCGCACCGCTGCGGCGGCCACGAAGGCCCCGGCCACGCGGAAGACCACCGCGACGGCCACCAAGGCCACCGCCGCCAAGGCCCCGGCTGCCAAGAGCACCGCGGCCAAGGCGACCCCGGCCAAGGCGTCGACGGCGAAGTCCACCACCACCGCGGCCAAGAAGCCGGCCGCCGCCAAGACGACGGCGGCGAAGTCGACCACGACGGCGGCGGCCAAGAAGCCGGCCGCCCGGAAGACCGCGGCGAAGAAGTGA
- a CDS encoding NUDIX hydrolase, translated as MRRVIRAAGAVLWRDGRVAVVHRPRYDDWSLPKGKVDAGETVPAAAVREVLEETGFDAVLGRYLHTVSYTAFGKPKKVDFFSARVRSGTFAPNDEVDELRWLPVEEAAALVTRDTDREVLDVFAAAPPDLATLLLVRHAKAGKRDHWEGDDDLRPLSSAGWRQAAGVRALLPLWAPSRVHSAPRVRCVETVQGLAEDLGVGVLLEPRLSEEGYWPDREAGLVRLLEIADGAGVPVVSSQGGVIPDVVATLASLSGLPLGGDVPCKKGSVWVLSFQRPAPGWSTSDTTATWPRLVSAHYLPTPLAKPVP; from the coding sequence GTGAGGCGGGTGATCCGGGCTGCCGGCGCCGTCCTGTGGCGCGACGGCCGAGTCGCCGTCGTGCACCGACCGCGCTACGACGACTGGTCCCTGCCCAAGGGCAAGGTGGACGCGGGCGAGACCGTGCCGGCGGCGGCGGTGCGGGAGGTGCTGGAGGAGACCGGGTTCGACGCGGTCCTCGGGCGGTACCTGCACACGGTGTCCTACACCGCGTTCGGCAAGCCGAAGAAGGTGGACTTCTTCAGCGCACGGGTGCGGTCGGGGACCTTCGCGCCCAACGACGAGGTGGACGAGCTGCGCTGGCTGCCGGTGGAGGAGGCCGCGGCGCTGGTGACCCGGGACACCGACCGCGAGGTGCTGGACGTGTTCGCCGCCGCCCCGCCGGACCTGGCGACGCTGCTGCTGGTGCGGCACGCCAAGGCGGGCAAGCGGGACCACTGGGAGGGCGACGACGACCTGCGCCCGCTCAGCTCCGCCGGGTGGCGGCAGGCGGCGGGCGTCCGGGCGCTGCTGCCGCTGTGGGCCCCGTCCCGCGTGCACTCCGCGCCGCGCGTGCGGTGCGTGGAGACCGTGCAGGGGCTCGCGGAGGACCTGGGGGTGGGCGTGCTGCTGGAGCCCCGGCTGTCGGAGGAGGGCTACTGGCCCGACCGCGAGGCGGGGCTGGTGCGGCTGCTGGAGATCGCCGACGGGGCGGGGGTGCCGGTGGTGTCCAGCCAGGGCGGGGTCATCCCGGACGTGGTGGCCACCCTGGCGTCGCTGTCGGGGCTGCCGCTGGGCGGGGACGTGCCGTGCAAGAAGGGCAGCGTGTGGGTCCTGTCGTTCCAGCGGCCGGCCCCGGGTTGGTCCACATCGGACACCACCGCCACCTGGCCCCGCCTGGTCTCGGCCCACTACCTCCCGACCCCGCTGGCCAAGCCGGTGCCGTGA
- a CDS encoding RNA degradosome polyphosphate kinase — translation MPTVSTDNTPEQPKRRTRTPRTQPAASAPRRRPRPAVRRTTRGAAQADAPQRSFPSSPPAVTAATQDQDLPDDRYFNRELSWLDFNARVLALAEDSSQPLLERAKFLAIFASNLDEFYMVRVAGLKRRDETGLSVRSADGLTPREQLAAISKRTQELVEQHARAFLDHVQPELEKHGISIVNWGQLTDFEKLRLSNYFTDQVFPVLTPLAVDAAHPFPYISGLSLNLAVTVRDPEGGAERFARIKVPDNVPRLVRVESDRTSETATFLPLEELIAAHLGELFAGMEVIECHAFRVTRNADLEVEEDQDEDLLKSLERELVRRRFGPPVRLEIAGDMTEHMLERLLRELEVDPHDVVQVPGLLDLSCLWQLYSVDRKQLKDAPFVPATHPAFGERETPKSIFATLREGDVLVHHPYDSFSTSVQRFIEQAAADPRVLAIKQTLYRTSGDSPIVDALIDAAEAGKQVVALVEIKARFDEQANIKWARALEKAGVHVVYGLMGLKTHCKTSLVVRQEGSRIQRYCHIGTGNYNPKTARLYEDVGLLTAEPTIGADLTDLFNVLTGYARQEHYRSLLVSPKGVRRGIVERIEREIELARAGDRAGVRIKVNSLVDEQVIDALYRASQAGVPVQVVVRGVCALKPGIKGLSENIHVRSILGRFLEHSRIFHFVGCGEHWIGSADMMHRNLDRRVEVQVRVTDPKLTNQLDDVLDSALEPSTRCWVLQPDGEWEASPTDGGRVRDHQTELLRAHRAVG, via the coding sequence ATGCCTACTGTGAGCACGGACAACACACCCGAGCAGCCCAAGCGACGCACGAGGACACCGCGGACCCAACCGGCCGCGAGCGCACCCCGCCGCCGCCCACGACCGGCCGTCCGTCGCACCACCCGTGGCGCCGCGCAGGCCGATGCGCCGCAGCGCTCCTTCCCCAGCTCGCCCCCGGCGGTCACCGCGGCGACCCAGGACCAGGACCTGCCCGACGACCGGTACTTCAACCGGGAACTGTCCTGGCTGGACTTCAACGCCCGCGTGCTGGCCCTGGCCGAGGACTCCTCCCAGCCGCTGCTGGAGCGGGCGAAGTTCCTGGCGATCTTCGCGTCCAACCTCGACGAGTTCTACATGGTGCGGGTCGCGGGCCTGAAGCGGCGCGACGAGACCGGTCTGTCGGTGCGCAGCGCGGACGGGCTCACGCCGCGCGAGCAGCTGGCCGCGATCTCCAAGCGCACCCAGGAACTGGTCGAGCAGCACGCCCGCGCGTTCCTCGACCACGTGCAGCCGGAGCTGGAGAAGCACGGCATCAGCATCGTCAACTGGGGTCAGCTGACCGACTTCGAGAAGCTGCGGCTGTCGAACTACTTCACCGACCAGGTGTTCCCGGTCCTCACGCCGCTGGCCGTGGACGCCGCGCACCCGTTCCCCTACATCTCCGGCCTGTCGCTGAACCTGGCCGTGACCGTGCGCGACCCCGAAGGCGGCGCAGAGCGGTTCGCGCGCATCAAGGTGCCCGACAACGTGCCCCGGCTGGTCCGCGTGGAGTCCGACCGCACCAGCGAGACGGCCACGTTCCTGCCGCTGGAGGAGCTCATCGCGGCCCACCTGGGCGAGCTGTTCGCGGGCATGGAGGTCATCGAGTGCCACGCCTTCCGGGTCACCCGCAACGCGGACCTGGAGGTCGAGGAGGACCAGGACGAGGACCTCCTCAAGTCCCTCGAACGGGAACTGGTGCGCCGCCGGTTCGGTCCGCCGGTGCGGCTGGAGATCGCCGGCGACATGACCGAGCACATGCTCGAACGGCTGCTGCGGGAGCTGGAGGTGGACCCGCACGACGTGGTCCAGGTGCCCGGCCTGCTGGACCTGTCGTGCCTGTGGCAGCTCTACAGCGTGGACCGCAAGCAGCTCAAGGACGCGCCGTTCGTGCCCGCCACGCACCCGGCGTTCGGCGAGCGGGAGACCCCGAAGAGCATCTTCGCGACCCTGCGCGAGGGCGACGTGCTCGTGCACCACCCGTACGACTCGTTCTCCACGTCCGTGCAGCGGTTCATCGAGCAGGCCGCCGCCGACCCGCGCGTGCTGGCCATCAAGCAGACCCTGTACCGCACGTCGGGCGACTCCCCGATCGTGGACGCGCTGATCGACGCGGCCGAGGCGGGCAAGCAGGTCGTGGCGCTGGTGGAGATCAAGGCGCGGTTCGACGAGCAGGCCAACATCAAGTGGGCGCGGGCGCTGGAGAAGGCGGGCGTGCACGTCGTGTACGGCCTGATGGGCCTCAAGACGCACTGCAAGACGTCGCTGGTGGTCCGGCAGGAGGGGTCGCGCATCCAGCGCTACTGCCACATCGGCACCGGCAACTACAACCCGAAGACAGCCCGCCTGTACGAGGACGTGGGCCTGCTGACCGCCGAGCCGACCATCGGCGCGGACCTCACCGACCTGTTCAACGTCCTCACCGGCTACGCCCGGCAGGAGCACTACCGCAGCCTGCTGGTGTCGCCCAAGGGCGTGCGGCGCGGCATCGTCGAGCGCATCGAGCGGGAGATCGAGCTCGCGCGGGCCGGCGACCGGGCGGGCGTGCGCATCAAGGTGAACTCGCTGGTGGACGAACAGGTCATCGACGCGCTGTACCGGGCGTCCCAGGCGGGCGTGCCGGTGCAGGTGGTGGTGCGGGGCGTGTGCGCGCTCAAGCCGGGCATCAAGGGGCTGTCGGAGAACATCCACGTGCGCTCGATCCTGGGCCGGTTCCTGGAGCACTCGCGGATCTTCCACTTCGTCGGGTGCGGCGAGCACTGGATCGGCAGCGCCGACATGATGCACCGCAACCTCGACCGCCGGGTGGAGGTGCAGGTCCGGGTCACCGACCCGAAGCTGACCAACCAGCTCGACGACGTGCTCGACTCGGCGCTGGAGCCCAGCACGCGCTGCTGGGTGCTGCAGCCCGACGGCGAGTGGGAGGCGTCCCCGACCGACGGCGGGCGCGTGCGGGACCACCAGACCGAGTTGTTGCGCGCCCACCGCGCGGTGGGGTGA
- a CDS encoding LVIVD repeat-containing protein gives MKVLAGAVVALMIGFAGQSTASAAPVVVTDDGKAPLPAAAKNVELRAAIPETEGAISINFVQYRHRDVMFVSGTWGLKTYDVTDTDHPKFLDHLTKQELALPGDDPAQRFWENEDVTVDAKRKLVFLARERSAFGRKPGNERPTGVYLISAADPANLELLNFAPMGTGHITTCINDCQYLWTTGYDGTPSTDPDTYRRSGKVFVTDIRDPRNPKTLPTYVDLNRNQGETHMTHDVQVDGAGVAWVAGTGGTRGYWTRGWHRDPLTDRWREATAVDPIPYAGGAAPKLDMPTSFSHNSFRPVGRTVVDGPRPTPEHPAGSLLLHTEEAFESATCKDQGRFVISSLEGSTDGESWRASPDKPFTLKTVGIWSPDDQEGTLPGPDVFCSAHYFDVQKRVVAYSWYEQGTRFLDITDPTKPIQIAYWRPEGAVSWAPYFHRDRVFLADYGRGVEVLKLSKDAYDAQETHTNVQLKTTANPESARPAESPRKRLPLAPDPDYGYACPMLFGRGCGDGSACC, from the coding sequence ATGAAGGTTTTGGCAGGGGCCGTCGTCGCCTTGATGATCGGCTTCGCCGGGCAGAGCACCGCCTCGGCGGCACCCGTCGTGGTGACCGACGACGGGAAGGCCCCGCTGCCGGCGGCGGCCAAGAACGTCGAGCTGCGTGCGGCGATCCCGGAGACCGAAGGCGCGATCTCCATCAACTTCGTGCAGTACCGGCACCGGGACGTGATGTTCGTCAGCGGCACGTGGGGCCTCAAGACCTACGACGTCACCGACACCGACCACCCGAAGTTCCTCGACCACCTCACCAAGCAGGAGCTGGCCCTGCCCGGCGACGACCCGGCGCAGCGGTTCTGGGAGAACGAGGACGTCACCGTCGACGCCAAGCGCAAGCTGGTCTTCCTGGCCCGCGAGCGCAGCGCGTTCGGCCGCAAACCGGGCAACGAGCGCCCCACGGGCGTCTACCTGATCTCGGCCGCCGACCCGGCGAACCTGGAACTGCTGAACTTCGCCCCGATGGGCACCGGCCACATCACCACGTGCATCAACGACTGCCAGTACCTGTGGACCACCGGCTACGACGGCACCCCGTCCACCGACCCCGACACCTACCGCAGGTCCGGCAAGGTCTTCGTGACCGACATCCGCGACCCGCGCAACCCCAAGACCCTGCCGACGTACGTGGACCTCAACCGCAACCAGGGCGAGACCCACATGACCCACGACGTCCAGGTGGACGGGGCGGGCGTCGCGTGGGTAGCGGGCACCGGCGGCACGCGCGGTTATTGGACACGGGGTTGGCACCGCGACCCGTTGACCGACCGTTGGCGCGAGGCGACGGCGGTCGACCCGATCCCGTACGCGGGCGGCGCGGCCCCGAAACTGGACATGCCGACGTCGTTCTCCCACAACTCGTTCCGCCCGGTCGGCCGGACCGTGGTCGACGGCCCCAGGCCGACCCCGGAACACCCGGCGGGCAGCCTCCTGCTGCACACCGAGGAGGCCTTCGAGTCGGCCACGTGCAAGGACCAGGGCCGGTTCGTCATCTCGTCGCTGGAGGGTTCGACGGACGGCGAGTCCTGGCGGGCCAGTCCCGACAAGCCCTTCACGTTGAAGACGGTCGGGATCTGGAGCCCCGACGACCAGGAAGGCACCCTGCCCGGCCCGGACGTCTTCTGCTCGGCGCACTACTTCGACGTCCAGAAGCGGGTCGTGGCGTACTCCTGGTACGAGCAGGGGACGAGGTTCCTCGACATCACCGACCCGACCAAGCCCATCCAGATCGCCTACTGGCGCCCGGAGGGCGCGGTGTCGTGGGCGCCGTACTTCCACCGGGACCGGGTGTTCCTGGCGGACTACGGCCGGGGCGTGGAGGTGCTGAAGCTGTCGAAGGACGCATACGACGCCCAGGAGACGCACACCAACGTCCAGCTGAAGACCACGGCGAACCCGGAGTCGGCCCGACCGGCGGAGTCACCGCGCAAGCGCCTGCCGCTGGCACCGGACCCGGACTACGGCTACGCCTGCCCGATGCTCTTCGGTCGCGGGTGCGGCGACGGCTCAGCCTGTTGCTGA
- the cofC gene encoding 2-phospho-L-lactate guanylyltransferase — MRADVDLVVPVKALRRAKTRLVGVTDDRPALALAFALDTISAALPAVRSVLAITDDPFVAAELAALGVESTPGPEGLNEALHHGAALLRSRDPHSVIGALQADLPALRTTELEQALAAATDRAFCPDRQGTGTTLLLSTPGGDLMPRFGEGSAQAHARDAQTLIGPWPSLRNDVDTAEDLERAAELGLGPRTCAALTPVCN; from the coding sequence GTGCGTGCCGACGTGGACCTCGTGGTGCCGGTGAAAGCCCTGCGACGTGCGAAGACAAGGTTGGTCGGGGTGACCGACGACCGCCCTGCCCTGGCCCTGGCGTTCGCCCTGGACACCATCTCCGCCGCCCTACCGGCAGTCCGAAGTGTCCTTGCCATCACAGACGACCCCTTCGTAGCAGCCGAACTGGCGGCACTGGGCGTCGAATCAACCCCAGGCCCGGAAGGCCTCAACGAGGCCCTGCACCACGGAGCCGCCCTACTCCGCTCCCGAGACCCCCACTCGGTGATCGGCGCCCTACAAGCCGACCTGCCGGCCCTGCGAACCACCGAACTGGAACAAGCCCTCGCAGCCGCAACCGACCGAGCCTTCTGCCCGGACCGCCAAGGCACAGGCACAACCCTCCTGCTCTCCACCCCAGGCGGCGACCTCATGCCCCGCTTCGGCGAGGGCTCAGCACAAGCACACGCACGCGACGCCCAGACGTTGATCGGCCCCTGGCCATCCCTCCGCAACGACGTGGACACCGCCGAAGACCTGGAACGAGCAGCAGAACTAGGCCTGGGCCCCAGAACCTGCGCAGCCTTGACCCCCGTCTGCAACTAG
- a CDS encoding lysophospholipid acyltransferase family protein: MAKEKGGFWVGFAAAVFYPVTALLARRRNEGGERIPKTGGALLVMNHVSHLDPVYDAVFTHKQGRVPHFLAKHSLWNVPFVGTVIKGAKQIPVYRGTTDAQQSLRAAHEALEKGLVVVIYPEGTITKDPDGWPMTCRTGVARLALEHDVPVLPAARWGTREIYDHYRKKFRPFPRKTIVTKVGPPVDLSAFRGKPETLPLLREVTDVIMGEVKELLADVRQETAPEGFYSGKKS; encoded by the coding sequence GTGGCCAAGGAGAAGGGCGGCTTCTGGGTGGGGTTCGCCGCGGCGGTCTTCTACCCGGTGACCGCGCTGCTGGCGCGGCGGCGCAACGAAGGCGGCGAGCGGATCCCCAAGACCGGTGGCGCGCTCCTGGTGATGAACCACGTGTCCCACCTCGACCCCGTCTACGACGCCGTCTTCACCCACAAGCAGGGCCGGGTGCCGCACTTCCTGGCCAAGCACAGCCTGTGGAACGTCCCGTTCGTCGGCACGGTCATCAAGGGCGCGAAGCAGATCCCGGTCTACCGGGGCACCACCGACGCCCAGCAGAGCCTCCGCGCCGCCCACGAAGCCCTGGAGAAGGGTCTGGTCGTGGTCATCTACCCCGAGGGCACGATCACCAAGGACCCCGACGGCTGGCCGATGACCTGCCGCACCGGGGTCGCCCGCCTGGCGCTGGAGCACGACGTCCCGGTGCTGCCCGCCGCCCGCTGGGGCACGCGCGAGATCTACGACCACTACCGCAAGAAGTTCCGGCCGTTCCCGCGCAAGACGATCGTGACCAAGGTCGGCCCACCGGTCGACCTGTCGGCCTTCCGGGGCAAGCCGGAGACCCTGCCGCTGCTGCGCGAGGTCACCGACGTGATCATGGGCGAGGTCAAGGAGCTGCTGGCGGACGTGCGCCAGGAGACCGCGCCCGAGGGCTTCTACTCCGGGAAGAAGAGCTGA